In one Limosilactobacillus oris genomic region, the following are encoded:
- a CDS encoding CPBP family intramembrane glutamic endopeptidase produces the protein MTGRDYLRIWYRVQIGTTLLVLAMMMVRNFEMGRQRVASGLFLLVIILLIGLLVELIPQLPAVVQRGNAWLQGILQPFILVIAWDVITREIITLLRLPSRGVVSLMIIYYLLMFAPFASVIGGQLKLSIERFVFALLTFQVVLIPLIALPTDLINNHFLLQTLSTGAVGAGAYFILIMTAMRAWHLSWPGLKPHWSGDFNWWLFLGLVVLDLFITMVNAGGMPSLRRLNWSVLLMAFRAAVAEETLFRFAILGILFYAWRHYQHRLPLALATSSVLFGLAHLANVAEQAWSVTVFQAVAAGGLGLFFAVVYVYTGQLWLTMVMHGLFDLLSFMATGVTTMKGSQVTLADWSFVAGELVIFILVTALMMFGQRRRVMERHVARLTGDKQRFGFQIRY, from the coding sequence ATGACCGGAAGAGATTATTTGAGGATCTGGTATCGGGTGCAGATTGGCACAACCCTATTGGTGTTGGCCATGATGATGGTCCGTAATTTTGAAATGGGCCGACAGCGAGTTGCGAGTGGATTGTTCCTGTTGGTCATCATCCTTTTGATTGGCCTGTTAGTAGAATTGATCCCGCAGCTGCCGGCAGTGGTTCAACGGGGGAACGCCTGGTTGCAAGGGATCCTGCAGCCCTTCATTTTAGTGATTGCCTGGGATGTTATTACCCGGGAAATAATTACCCTGCTGCGGTTGCCGTCGCGCGGTGTTGTCTCCTTAATGATTATCTACTACCTGCTAATGTTTGCGCCCTTTGCCAGTGTTATTGGTGGGCAGCTGAAATTGAGCATAGAACGTTTTGTTTTCGCGTTACTGACCTTTCAGGTTGTCTTAATTCCGCTGATTGCTTTGCCGACTGACTTAATCAATAATCATTTCTTATTGCAAACACTGTCGACGGGGGCGGTGGGCGCGGGAGCCTACTTTATTTTGATAATGACGGCAATGCGGGCCTGGCACCTATCCTGGCCGGGTTTAAAGCCTCATTGGAGCGGTGACTTTAATTGGTGGCTGTTCCTTGGCCTAGTAGTGCTTGACTTATTCATAACGATGGTAAATGCTGGCGGAATGCCGTCCTTGCGCCGCCTCAACTGGTCGGTTCTTCTTATGGCCTTTAGGGCTGCTGTTGCCGAGGAAACTCTTTTTCGCTTTGCAATTCTGGGGATTCTATTTTACGCCTGGCGTCATTACCAACACCGCCTTCCGCTTGCGTTGGCTACCAGTAGTGTTTTGTTTGGCTTGGCACACTTGGCAAATGTGGCTGAACAAGCCTGGAGTGTGACCGTCTTTCAAGCGGTTGCTGCCGGAGGATTAGGACTCTTTTTCGCAGTTGTTTATGTCTACACTGGACAGTTGTGGTTAACGATGGTAATGCATGGCCTTTTTGACCTGCTGAGTTTTATGGCAACGGGGGTCACAACTATGAAGGGGAGTCAAGTTACCCTAGCTGACTGGTCGTTTGTTGCCGGCGAACTGGTCATCTTTATCCTGGTGACCGCCTTGATGATGTTTGGGCAGCGTCGTCGCGTAATGGAACGCCACGTTGCCCGGTTAACCGGGGATAAGCAGCGGTTTGGCTTTCAGATTCGATATTAA